A single region of the Cynocephalus volans isolate mCynVol1 chromosome 12, mCynVol1.pri, whole genome shotgun sequence genome encodes:
- the BCDIN3D gene encoding RNA 5'-monophosphate methyltransferase yields MAASTKLVGEGVKKAPAEEEPRVLGPGAAPFGNFPYYSRFHPPEQRLRLLPPELLRRLFPLQSPETRPILGLDVGCNSGDLSVALYKHFLSLRDGETCSGASKEFRLLCCDIDPVLVERAEKECPFPDALTFITLDFMNQRTRKVLLNSFLSQFGRSLFDIGFCMSITMWIHLNHGDHGLWEFLAHLSSLCRYLLVEPQPWKCYRAAARRLRKLGLHDFDHFHSLTIRGDMANQIVQILTQDHGMELICCFGNTSWDRSLLLFRAKQTIDTHPIPESLIEEEKERNRLRFWRQ; encoded by the exons ATGGCGGCGTCCACGAAGTTGGTTGGAGAGGGAGTGAAGAAGGCCCCGGCGGAAGAGGAACCGCGAGTTCTGGGACCCGGGGCGGCCCCGTTCGGAAATTTCCCTTATTATTCTCGCTTCCACCCTCCGGAGCAACGGCTCCGCCTGCTGCCCCCGGAGCTGCTTCGACGACTCTTCCCTCTTCAGAGTCCCGAGACGAGGCCGATCCTGGGGCTCGACGTGGGGTGTAACTCCGGG GATCTGAGTGTGGCTCTTTACAAACACTTCCTTTCCCTACGTGATGGGGAGACCTGCTCAGGTGCCTCAAAAGAATTCCGTCTCCTTTGTTGCGACATTGATCCAGTCCTGGTGGAGCGAGCTGAAAAAGAATGTCCTTTTCCTGATGCTTTGACCTTTATCACCCTGGACTTCATGAATCAAAGGACTCGGAAGGTTCTCTTGAACTCTTTCTTAAGCCAATTTGGACGTTCACTTTTTGACATTGGCTTCTGCATGTCGATAACCATGTGGATTCACCTGAACCATGGGGATCATGGCTTGTGGGAGTTCCTTGCCCATCTTTCCTCCCTCTGCCGCTATCTTCTAGTGGAGCCGCAGCCCTGGAAGTGTTACCGAGCAGCTGCAAGGCGTCTCCGAAAGCTGGGACTCCATGATTTTGACCACTTCCACTCCCTTACCATCCGAGGTGACATGGCCAATCAGATTGTGCAGATCTTGACCCAGGACCATGGCATGGAATTAATATGCTGCTTTGGCAACACCAGTTGGGACCGAAGCCTTCTGCTCTTCAGGGCAAAACAAACCATAGATACTCACCCTATACCTGAATCACtcatagaagaagagaaagaaaggaacagattAAGATTCTGGAGGCAGTGA